A region of Lycium barbarum isolate Lr01 chromosome 3, ASM1917538v2, whole genome shotgun sequence DNA encodes the following proteins:
- the LOC132631605 gene encoding protein DAMAGED DNA-BINDING 2 isoform X2, with translation MKQASGVPRHTTVTCPHRVATEYGTVPAPRKNTTNSLEFVFQRQLQPRVPPIKPAHVIPDQVHCAVIRYHSRRVTCLEFHPTNNNILLSGDKKGQLGIWDFAKVHEKTVYGNIHSCILNNMKFNPTNYGSIYAASSDGTISCTDIETGISLSLMNLNPNGWEGPSSWRMLYGLDVNSDRSVVLVADNFGYLYMADIRSNNIMSKPILIHKKGTKVVGLNCNPLQPDLLLSCGNDHFARIWDIRRLEAGSSLYNLEHKRVVSSAYFSPLSGSKILTTSLDNRIRVWDSIFGNLDYPSREIVHSHDFNRYLTAFRAEWDAKDSSESLVVIGRYISENYDGAALHPIDFINVSTGQLVAEVMDPNITTISSVNKLHPREDILASGSSRSLFIWMPKKQDIAQPREEKRILLCGEVSKKRSKKHGDNGDDDSDNDIFRSKDNGLKQKKLPSK, from the exons ATGAAGCAGGCTTCCGGGGTGCCAC GTCACACCACAGTGACTTGCCCCCACAGAGTAGCTACAGAATATGGGACTGTCCCCGCGCCACGCAAGAACACAACTAATTCTTTGGAATTTGTTTTTCAACGCCAGCTTCAACCACGGGTTCCTCCA ATCAAGCCAGCACATGTGATCCCAGATCAAGTCCACTGTGCAGTTATCAGGTACCACAGTAGGCGAGTCACATGCTTGGAGTTTCATCCTACAAACAACAATATTCTTTTATCTGGTGATAAG AAAGGCCAACTTGGCATCTGGGATTTTGCTAAAGTACATGAAAAGACAGTATATGGGAATATACACAGTTGTATACTTAACAACATGAA GTTCAACCCAACAAATTATGGATCGATATATGCTGCTTCATCAGACGGAACAATCAGTTGTACTGACATAGAGACTGGGATTTCATTGTCACTAATGAACCTTAATCCAAATGGGTGGGAG GGACCAAGCAGTTGGAGGATGCTTTATGGGTTGGATGTTAACTCAGACAGAAGTGTTGTCCTTGTTGCTGATAATTTTGGATATCTTTACAT GGCTGATATACGGAGCAATAACATAATGAGCAAACCTATTTTAATTCACAAGAAAGGAACTAAAGTTGTTGGTCTAAACTGCAATCCTCTTCAACCAGATCTGCTTTTGAGCTGTGGGAATGATCACTTT GCTCGAATATGGGATATCCGCCGCTTGGAAGCTGGGTCTTCTCTTTATAATCTTGAACATAAACGTGTTGTTAGTTCTGCATATTTTTCTCCACTAAGTGGAAGCAAAATACTTACTACTTCACTGGATAATCGGATTCGTGTGTGGGATTCAATCTTTGGCAACCTCGATTATCCAAGCCGAGAAATTGTTCACAGTCACGATTTTAACCGATATCTTACAGCATTCCGAGCAGAATGGGATGCAAAG GACTCATCAGAGTCTCTTGTTGTCATTGGGCGTTACATTAGTGAAAATTATGATGGAGCTGCTTTGCATCCCATTGACTTTATCAACGTCAGTACTGGGCAGTTGGTTGCAGAGGTCATGGACCCAAACATAACAACAATTAGCTCGGTGAACAAGCTACATCCACGTGAAGATATTCTGGCGTCTGGTAGTTCAAG GTCTCTTTTCATTTGGATGCCTAAGAAGCAGGACATTGCACAGCCTAGAGAAGAAAAGAGGATTTTATTATGTGGGGAGGTCAGTAAAAAACGTAGCAAGAAGCATGGTGATAACGGTGATGATGATTCCGACAATGATATATTCAGAAGCAAGGATAATGGCCTCAAGCAGAAGAAACTTCCATCAAAATAA
- the LOC132631605 gene encoding protein DAMAGED DNA-BINDING 2 isoform X1, translated as MAPQTRRSSFPQVVIEKDTDSEESSSDDEDVEEEEETNVVVLPEEETIVESKKKGKTPITISLKKVCKVCKKTGHEAGFRGATYVDCPMKPCFLCKMPGHTTVTCPHRVATEYGTVPAPRKNTTNSLEFVFQRQLQPRVPPIKPAHVIPDQVHCAVIRYHSRRVTCLEFHPTNNNILLSGDKKGQLGIWDFAKVHEKTVYGNIHSCILNNMKFNPTNYGSIYAASSDGTISCTDIETGISLSLMNLNPNGWEGPSSWRMLYGLDVNSDRSVVLVADNFGYLYMADIRSNNIMSKPILIHKKGTKVVGLNCNPLQPDLLLSCGNDHFARIWDIRRLEAGSSLYNLEHKRVVSSAYFSPLSGSKILTTSLDNRIRVWDSIFGNLDYPSREIVHSHDFNRYLTAFRAEWDAKDSSESLVVIGRYISENYDGAALHPIDFINVSTGQLVAEVMDPNITTISSVNKLHPREDILASGSSRSLFIWMPKKQDIAQPREEKRILLCGEVSKKRSKKHGDNGDDDSDNDIFRSKDNGLKQKKLPSK; from the exons ATGGCTCCACAAACCAGAAGAAGTTCGTTTCCTCAAGTAGTAATCGAAAAAGACACCGACTCCGAAGAAAGCTCGTCGGATGATGAGGAtgttgaggaagaagaagaaactaATGTGGTGGTTTTACCTGAAGAAGAGACAATAGTAGAGTCGAAGAAGAAAGGGAAAACACCCATCACCATTAGTCTCAAGAAAGTTTGCAAA GTTTGCAAAAAAACTGGTCATGAAGCAGGCTTCCGGGGTGCCACGTATGTTGATTGCCCTATGAAACCATGTTTTCTCTGCAAAATGCCTG GTCACACCACAGTGACTTGCCCCCACAGAGTAGCTACAGAATATGGGACTGTCCCCGCGCCACGCAAGAACACAACTAATTCTTTGGAATTTGTTTTTCAACGCCAGCTTCAACCACGGGTTCCTCCA ATCAAGCCAGCACATGTGATCCCAGATCAAGTCCACTGTGCAGTTATCAGGTACCACAGTAGGCGAGTCACATGCTTGGAGTTTCATCCTACAAACAACAATATTCTTTTATCTGGTGATAAG AAAGGCCAACTTGGCATCTGGGATTTTGCTAAAGTACATGAAAAGACAGTATATGGGAATATACACAGTTGTATACTTAACAACATGAA GTTCAACCCAACAAATTATGGATCGATATATGCTGCTTCATCAGACGGAACAATCAGTTGTACTGACATAGAGACTGGGATTTCATTGTCACTAATGAACCTTAATCCAAATGGGTGGGAG GGACCAAGCAGTTGGAGGATGCTTTATGGGTTGGATGTTAACTCAGACAGAAGTGTTGTCCTTGTTGCTGATAATTTTGGATATCTTTACAT GGCTGATATACGGAGCAATAACATAATGAGCAAACCTATTTTAATTCACAAGAAAGGAACTAAAGTTGTTGGTCTAAACTGCAATCCTCTTCAACCAGATCTGCTTTTGAGCTGTGGGAATGATCACTTT GCTCGAATATGGGATATCCGCCGCTTGGAAGCTGGGTCTTCTCTTTATAATCTTGAACATAAACGTGTTGTTAGTTCTGCATATTTTTCTCCACTAAGTGGAAGCAAAATACTTACTACTTCACTGGATAATCGGATTCGTGTGTGGGATTCAATCTTTGGCAACCTCGATTATCCAAGCCGAGAAATTGTTCACAGTCACGATTTTAACCGATATCTTACAGCATTCCGAGCAGAATGGGATGCAAAG GACTCATCAGAGTCTCTTGTTGTCATTGGGCGTTACATTAGTGAAAATTATGATGGAGCTGCTTTGCATCCCATTGACTTTATCAACGTCAGTACTGGGCAGTTGGTTGCAGAGGTCATGGACCCAAACATAACAACAATTAGCTCGGTGAACAAGCTACATCCACGTGAAGATATTCTGGCGTCTGGTAGTTCAAG GTCTCTTTTCATTTGGATGCCTAAGAAGCAGGACATTGCACAGCCTAGAGAAGAAAAGAGGATTTTATTATGTGGGGAGGTCAGTAAAAAACGTAGCAAGAAGCATGGTGATAACGGTGATGATGATTCCGACAATGATATATTCAGAAGCAAGGATAATGGCCTCAAGCAGAAGAAACTTCCATCAAAATAA